The proteins below come from a single Methanothermobacter sp. genomic window:
- a CDS encoding carboxypeptidase regulatory-like domain-containing protein, producing MNDITDGFSSLRKGAYTGIALFILLLSILAITCPVSAAELNESAIPPPGIDPYGTVKSWNGDPIENATVRALQDCVTVAENTTSSSGAYNLILPPGTYEVVASAENYTPSSLILDVNEPLEVNFELAYPNSFYGTVYDTTGAPLENVIVEVRDQLDVTIAENYTDSAGRYMVNYGRYFDEHPGVIQAYLALVAFRGDLFTERYNILMDPGESSRFDLEMEYRTSLRGTVRGQETLPSDIPVNVLLEGENRTEYTDPYGKFYFEFREDEVPLVRGVMVDAYGYHPWSSDLTLQPGDDITLDIILDERALLTVNVTNSSGEPVEDAVISFAGMEGYTGEDGSVKLAVETGELTLNVSHPLYAPETRAIQVDDGKNTLSIQLIRFGLPVEVRGTVVDRGTPIDGAEVVLESGSFRLSRYTSSSGEYAFSTDDHPILTSGVPVTLTVQMWMYKPYAETFTVPETGDYREIELEHETTLGGYVSDPDDNIVYADVTLSYTQNGEPVELNAGLDEGGHYLFYGVGPSDTGTYDIHAYHPLYRPYHAVIALNMSSENVHNIVMGYYDGSASFTVLNWDGEPLSGVGIQLDGPAHLYRVTGADGVALFNHIPDGLWTYTVGPYGYVPVTGNFTITDGGSELVTVRLIRKGLPVTLQGHVYDSTGAPLRGVRLYFWPETHPGYTSIWSETNSDGLYVFTTQNYPELVSGLSGHLKTYLSHYRDADIYMLIGEGVTTRDIQLDLWPSNITVNVTDINGNPVVGETVYLFGPDTFSGTTGADGLAVFEHCPASEYWDISLYPYNYYYWDGYWYTLTEDRNLTVNVTLVPRTVPCEIKGTVVDDVGVPVFNVKVDLLYINADQPVEWNSVRTDSSGRFTCNLYGTTANLMRLVFSKDGYRNLTVDILPGELPVNRVFTLQLDVEETGRVQGYIRNFPGEPLSGITVTASRVGYPSISNTTDSSGFYSFDLPAGNYIFTASSPTHIPVSKATTIAPNLIIPVDFELHLKNSVYGRVLHANFERDPSPLEGALVELLMDGTSVASTITDSEGRYEIAIPISGSYNLTAALYPYEPASEAVDLQETSALFREIILYPGPYSGIHGTVTDAVTGLPLGGVTVTFRRYRGEFVDLELVALTGTDGSYSFQSLQPWIPYTLDFEKPGYVPVRDLWLFPEVGEDFEHNQPLQPFLSTMIEGQILCWAGPLQGEVVLDGAISMITGPDGRFEFTDIIPGYHILTAYVTDRAESVYFLLGNGEHLHQDIVFRTFVMDRSPSPGEVLRELQSVGVRLFGGRDGAAATLNLYPGTAATGTPIPGILSWTGDWLIFTPSSMPPRGPCTARAEVPGEVTATWTFQYLPPTGNPPVITSISPQDGSFFRKPTEIPVTVSVRNDPGNGLSFVDSKILLDNLPVATMITGNSLTGSWAMTATLSGISAGWHKLTAIAIDPQGLGTSVDWRIFVSYASGPTISNLRVTPAFVPGRESMHITADISEPVRSVSLLFEIPSNSVELGGFEDRIDGYWSGWLRDWQRTFMAPDGEIHFTIMAVGMDGAFSNTLGGSTIVDTTGPEIILTDPDVIKSRNTPIGGILKDLTGIFSFNATSKTCNVTSSFTATTFTVNISAPSDGYHEIVMNATDILGNFRSVVYRILIDTSKPLVQFTAPRENSTVRPGTLLSFRVSDTGPSGLWRGKLMVYYNRMYDRMPDPVPQDLRVLLDGTDITGRLQYGGRTYSDPLISGIYGYNYNYTASLESIEVKYNPRLYGFLSDGQHTLQVTVRDRAGNEETSELRFSSFTGNPEIIEKSIDMVSEENETLIMIFDVQENSDGGFNKFMLKVDGSTVASQPIITPGTLPYMCTVRYEVTGNFTEGPHTVSLTVTDGRGFSGTLDTGFYHLERTPVSLQNFNERYMYIPDIGVYSGNHTHYLKTNSSYYFKPGSSALHGYCAMDGPSNNLLRRYSERSDNIILPMGGQLAFTIAETPYINVADAEYLSLWMTDIEVINNVYWGWGGGILVYFDDGRGYNLLVNNTKGIRGFDLLSTLNPPAILYVRHEAPWVNRAGIVDNSVASRRGADGRIWKNYIVKIPEGLNTANLKVIFVWETVNWYQNSAGMTVSVSSKIDHIEFVKSIVDFVYPDFGEEDVKLKPTIWAWFKVPLDAARFSSDVFHLRNSAGGIINGTASYDQTLQRAYFTPFSELGGLKTFTGYVSQDIRTIYGVVLPKMGPYTWSFTTARGQPALWQTIRYNGEDYCIYLVWGPDYAGGKPGYLYSGNELVSTYGTLLEIQVLKKVGSNYYEIGDMDLKRMIFQAAQRKAFYTTFNVTSPELIPQSTRDWIEDSAGSWSGWLLWGIAWLVSDPAPIPDDDEVIKDMIGLILGDGSTPATLTGVEQALSWFSTGLTGASKINDAVEKLREMKAKKAGNKFEESVVGDVLEIAEFVKGELDFQRELWEYVFKCMWQLRVAENYRPQLTAILPYTSGSTHEAISEFLSASIDTVKRDIARKVAEHIGKTTVSLIKDAVLDVVSKNPYGKIVVTTLKVFFKIASFTRWDDVHASSNVAVAYSDAEYSFHNAREALVSTFRLVSPDRITVDDVTYPATAGRLWYGAGGYFYDTLLKIARIVRNWPTSDRSSWDAAIPIYERYASEYLRRSGSFIPEMLSSNTDIMRLLPLIKGGTQGKPSRIYLAAYSPVALLVTAPDGRRIGYDPTRPEGQRIVNDFGASAFYNSPYSEPQVMVIPAGIGELRIQAFGVDTDSYRITVEVLDEDGNPISGSEWTGNITPGVYKFFSILIDQYGSTYKYDGRAPVIRVTGVSGGGRYTGTVKPLISVDDDNLEGWFATLNGKLYTGGPVSSPGVYTLVVRATDGVNVVYSTVIFMIQEVSPVKPPEEGEHGGVGETVIVHAVYTVSGAVSEVPSGAVVPPAEVVNVTPTGMRGGYDYTWLAVSLLVSVLIIGVYGALRRSNT from the coding sequence TTGAATGATATTACTGATGGATTCTCCTCTTTAAGAAAAGGTGCATACACTGGAATTGCTCTTTTTATACTTCTACTGAGTATTCTGGCAATTACATGTCCTGTTTCTGCTGCTGAACTCAACGAGTCGGCGATACCACCACCTGGCATTGACCCATACGGGACAGTGAAGTCCTGGAATGGGGATCCGATAGAAAATGCAACTGTAAGGGCCCTGCAGGATTGTGTGACGGTTGCTGAGAACACCACCAGTTCATCAGGGGCCTACAACCTTATCTTACCCCCGGGCACCTATGAAGTTGTGGCATCAGCCGAAAATTACACCCCATCATCACTTATCCTTGACGTGAATGAACCCCTCGAGGTCAACTTTGAACTTGCATACCCCAACTCCTTCTACGGTACCGTCTATGACACCACCGGCGCGCCACTGGAGAACGTCATCGTTGAGGTCCGTGACCAGCTGGACGTCACCATAGCAGAGAACTACACCGATTCCGCTGGCAGATATATGGTAAATTATGGAAGATACTTTGATGAACACCCCGGCGTCATACAGGCCTACCTTGCCCTCGTGGCTTTCCGCGGCGACCTCTTCACAGAGAGGTACAACATCCTCATGGACCCTGGTGAATCATCACGCTTTGATCTTGAAATGGAGTACCGCACCTCCCTCCGGGGCACTGTGAGGGGCCAGGAGACCCTGCCATCAGATATCCCTGTAAACGTCCTTCTTGAGGGCGAGAACCGCACAGAGTACACCGACCCCTATGGGAAGTTCTACTTTGAGTTCAGAGAGGATGAGGTCCCCCTCGTGAGGGGGGTAATGGTGGATGCCTACGGTTACCATCCCTGGAGCAGTGACCTTACCCTCCAGCCAGGTGACGACATAACACTTGATATAATCCTAGATGAGAGGGCGCTCCTCACGGTTAACGTCACCAATTCAAGTGGGGAGCCTGTTGAAGATGCTGTTATCTCATTCGCTGGAATGGAGGGATACACCGGTGAGGATGGCTCAGTTAAACTGGCCGTCGAGACTGGAGAACTCACCCTTAATGTTTCACATCCACTCTACGCCCCTGAAACCAGGGCAATTCAGGTTGATGATGGTAAAAACACCCTCAGCATCCAACTTATAAGATTCGGGCTTCCGGTTGAGGTTAGGGGAACCGTGGTTGATAGGGGAACACCCATTGATGGTGCCGAGGTTGTCCTCGAATCAGGCTCATTCCGGTTAAGCAGGTACACCAGTTCCAGTGGGGAGTACGCCTTCAGCACAGATGACCACCCCATCCTCACATCAGGTGTGCCCGTGACACTCACTGTGCAGATGTGGATGTATAAACCCTACGCTGAGACCTTCACAGTCCCTGAAACAGGGGATTACAGGGAAATTGAACTTGAACATGAAACCACACTGGGGGGTTATGTGAGTGACCCCGACGATAACATCGTATACGCGGATGTTACCCTCAGCTACACCCAGAATGGTGAACCTGTTGAGCTGAACGCGGGCCTTGATGAGGGAGGCCATTACCTCTTCTATGGTGTTGGACCCTCAGATACAGGGACATATGACATCCACGCTTATCACCCACTCTACAGGCCCTACCATGCAGTCATAGCCCTGAACATGTCCTCTGAAAACGTGCATAACATCGTTATGGGCTACTATGACGGTTCAGCCTCCTTCACAGTACTGAACTGGGATGGGGAGCCACTGAGTGGAGTGGGGATCCAGCTTGATGGACCCGCCCACCTCTACAGGGTCACAGGGGCGGATGGTGTTGCACTCTTCAACCACATCCCCGATGGCCTCTGGACCTACACGGTGGGGCCCTACGGCTATGTACCGGTCACCGGTAATTTCACAATCACTGATGGTGGCAGTGAGTTAGTGACGGTGAGGCTCATAAGGAAGGGACTTCCTGTGACACTGCAGGGTCATGTCTATGACTCAACGGGTGCACCGCTACGGGGTGTCAGGCTGTACTTCTGGCCTGAAACACATCCAGGATACACATCCATATGGAGCGAGACGAATTCAGATGGGTTATACGTCTTCACAACCCAGAATTACCCTGAACTGGTATCAGGCCTCTCAGGTCACCTCAAAACCTACCTGTCACACTACCGTGACGCAGACATCTACATGTTAATCGGGGAGGGTGTCACAACCCGTGACATACAGCTGGACCTCTGGCCCTCAAACATAACTGTTAATGTTACTGACATTAACGGCAACCCTGTGGTGGGTGAAACCGTCTACCTCTTTGGCCCGGACACATTCAGTGGCACCACAGGTGCTGATGGTCTTGCTGTATTTGAACACTGCCCTGCCTCAGAGTACTGGGACATCTCCCTCTACCCTTATAACTACTATTACTGGGACGGCTACTGGTACACCCTCACAGAGGACAGGAACCTGACTGTCAATGTCACACTGGTGCCAAGGACGGTGCCCTGTGAGATAAAAGGTACTGTGGTTGATGATGTGGGGGTTCCAGTATTCAATGTTAAGGTGGACCTCCTCTACATAAATGCAGACCAGCCTGTTGAATGGAATTCAGTAAGAACAGATTCATCAGGTAGATTCACATGTAACCTCTATGGAACAACAGCCAACCTTATGAGGCTCGTATTCTCAAAGGATGGTTACAGGAACCTCACAGTTGATATACTGCCCGGGGAGTTACCTGTGAACAGGGTGTTCACGCTTCAGCTTGATGTTGAGGAAACAGGCAGGGTGCAGGGTTACATAAGGAACTTCCCTGGTGAGCCTCTTTCAGGGATAACCGTCACAGCCTCAAGGGTGGGTTACCCCAGCATCTCAAACACTACAGATTCCAGTGGCTTCTACAGCTTCGACCTTCCAGCAGGGAACTACATCTTCACAGCCTCCAGCCCCACCCACATCCCTGTGAGCAAGGCCACCACTATTGCGCCCAACCTAATAATCCCTGTGGACTTTGAACTGCACCTTAAAAACTCCGTTTATGGTCGGGTGCTCCATGCGAACTTTGAAAGGGACCCCTCACCTCTGGAGGGGGCGCTTGTGGAACTTTTAATGGATGGTACATCAGTTGCATCCACCATCACAGACTCTGAGGGAAGATATGAGATAGCCATCCCAATATCAGGATCATATAACCTTACAGCAGCACTATACCCCTATGAGCCTGCATCAGAAGCAGTTGATCTCCAGGAAACATCAGCCCTATTCAGGGAGATCATACTGTATCCTGGTCCATACTCAGGCATCCATGGTACAGTAACAGACGCTGTAACAGGTCTCCCGCTGGGTGGTGTCACAGTGACCTTCAGAAGATACAGAGGCGAATTTGTTGACCTTGAACTTGTGGCACTCACCGGTACAGATGGATCATACAGCTTCCAGTCACTCCAACCCTGGATACCCTACACCCTGGACTTTGAAAAACCAGGCTACGTACCTGTAAGGGACCTCTGGTTATTCCCTGAAGTTGGTGAGGATTTTGAACACAACCAGCCACTTCAGCCATTCCTCTCAACTATGATTGAGGGCCAGATACTCTGCTGGGCCGGGCCCCTCCAGGGTGAGGTGGTCCTGGATGGTGCCATCAGTATGATTACAGGCCCCGATGGCAGATTCGAGTTCACTGATATCATACCAGGCTACCACATACTCACAGCATATGTCACTGATAGGGCAGAGTCCGTCTACTTCCTCCTTGGAAACGGGGAGCACCTCCACCAGGATATTGTCTTCAGGACCTTCGTAATGGACAGGTCCCCCTCACCAGGGGAGGTCCTCAGGGAACTCCAGAGTGTGGGTGTGAGGCTCTTCGGTGGAAGGGATGGTGCTGCGGCCACACTGAACCTCTACCCTGGAACAGCCGCCACAGGGACACCAATCCCTGGAATACTCTCATGGACAGGGGACTGGCTCATATTCACGCCCTCCTCAATGCCCCCCAGGGGCCCATGCACAGCCAGGGCTGAGGTGCCAGGTGAGGTAACAGCGACCTGGACATTCCAGTACCTGCCACCGACAGGTAACCCGCCAGTTATCACATCTATTAGCCCCCAGGATGGGTCATTCTTCAGGAAGCCCACAGAGATACCGGTAACGGTGTCTGTGAGGAATGACCCTGGAAATGGACTCTCATTTGTTGATTCAAAGATCCTCCTTGATAATCTGCCAGTTGCAACCATGATAACAGGTAACAGCCTCACAGGAAGCTGGGCAATGACAGCGACACTATCAGGCATCTCAGCTGGATGGCACAAACTCACCGCCATCGCAATTGATCCCCAGGGCCTCGGCACATCAGTGGACTGGAGGATCTTCGTGTCCTATGCTTCAGGCCCCACCATAAGCAACCTCAGGGTGACGCCCGCATTTGTACCTGGAAGGGAAAGCATGCATATAACCGCAGATATAAGTGAACCTGTAAGGTCGGTTTCCCTTCTCTTTGAGATACCATCCAACAGTGTTGAACTTGGAGGATTTGAGGATAGAATAGATGGATACTGGAGCGGATGGTTGAGGGACTGGCAGAGGACGTTCATGGCACCCGATGGGGAGATACACTTCACCATCATGGCTGTGGGGATGGATGGGGCATTCTCAAACACACTGGGTGGTTCAACAATCGTCGACACCACGGGACCTGAAATCATATTAACAGATCCTGATGTGATCAAATCAAGAAATACCCCTATCGGAGGCATACTTAAGGACCTTACCGGAATTTTCAGTTTCAATGCAACATCAAAAACCTGCAATGTGACATCAAGCTTTACGGCAACCACATTCACGGTGAACATCTCAGCCCCCTCTGACGGCTACCATGAGATAGTGATGAATGCCACCGACATCCTTGGAAACTTCCGGAGTGTGGTCTACAGGATTCTCATTGACACATCAAAGCCTCTTGTCCAGTTCACAGCTCCAAGGGAGAATAGCACCGTGAGACCGGGCACCTTACTGAGCTTCAGGGTATCAGATACTGGACCATCAGGTCTCTGGAGGGGCAAACTAATGGTTTATTATAACAGAATGTATGACAGAATGCCTGATCCTGTCCCTCAGGACCTGAGGGTACTACTTGACGGTACTGATATAACAGGTAGGCTTCAGTATGGAGGGAGAACATATTCTGATCCTTTAATCTCAGGCATATATGGCTACAATTATAACTATACAGCATCACTTGAATCCATTGAGGTAAAATACAATCCCAGGTTATATGGCTTCCTCAGCGATGGCCAGCACACACTCCAGGTTACAGTAAGGGACAGGGCAGGTAACGAGGAGACATCTGAACTGCGCTTCTCAAGCTTCACCGGAAACCCTGAAATCATAGAAAAGAGTATTGATATGGTCTCAGAGGAAAATGAAACCCTGATTATGATATTTGATGTGCAGGAGAACTCAGATGGTGGATTCAATAAATTCATGCTTAAGGTGGATGGCTCCACGGTAGCATCGCAGCCCATCATAACCCCTGGCACTCTTCCCTACATGTGTACTGTGAGATATGAGGTTACAGGAAACTTTACAGAGGGCCCGCACACGGTGAGCCTTACAGTTACCGATGGCAGGGGATTCTCAGGGACACTGGACACAGGATTCTATCACCTTGAAAGGACACCTGTAAGCCTACAGAACTTCAATGAGAGGTACATGTACATCCCTGACATCGGGGTGTACTCAGGAAACCACACCCATTACCTGAAAACCAACAGTTCATACTACTTCAAACCTGGCAGCAGCGCCCTTCACGGTTACTGTGCAATGGATGGACCCAGCAACAATCTCCTCAGGAGATACTCAGAAAGATCGGATAACATCATACTCCCAATGGGTGGGCAGCTTGCCTTCACCATAGCAGAGACCCCATATATTAATGTGGCTGATGCAGAATACCTCTCACTGTGGATGACCGATATAGAGGTCATCAACAACGTTTACTGGGGGTGGGGTGGAGGTATACTGGTCTACTTCGACGATGGGCGAGGATACAACCTTCTGGTGAATAACACCAAGGGAATTCGCGGCTTTGACCTCCTAAGCACCCTGAACCCCCCTGCAATACTCTACGTCAGACATGAAGCCCCATGGGTGAACCGGGCAGGTATTGTGGATAACAGTGTCGCATCCAGAAGGGGAGCTGACGGAAGGATATGGAAGAACTACATTGTGAAGATACCCGAGGGCCTTAACACAGCCAACCTGAAGGTGATATTCGTATGGGAGACCGTGAACTGGTACCAGAACAGCGCGGGTATGACGGTCTCTGTCTCATCAAAGATAGACCACATTGAATTTGTTAAGTCCATAGTGGATTTCGTGTACCCGGACTTCGGTGAGGAGGACGTTAAACTCAAACCAACAATATGGGCCTGGTTCAAGGTTCCCCTGGATGCTGCAAGGTTCAGTTCAGATGTCTTCCACCTCAGGAACTCCGCAGGCGGAATCATAAACGGAACAGCCAGCTACGATCAAACACTGCAGAGGGCCTACTTCACACCCTTCAGTGAACTTGGAGGCCTCAAAACCTTCACCGGATACGTCAGCCAGGACATAAGGACTATCTATGGGGTTGTACTCCCAAAAATGGGGCCCTACACATGGAGCTTCACAACTGCCCGTGGACAGCCAGCCCTCTGGCAGACTATCAGGTACAATGGAGAGGACTACTGCATATACCTCGTCTGGGGACCAGACTACGCTGGGGGAAAACCAGGCTACCTTTACTCAGGCAATGAACTTGTATCAACCTATGGAACACTCCTGGAGATACAGGTACTCAAGAAGGTTGGAAGCAACTACTATGAGATCGGGGACATGGACCTCAAACGCATGATATTCCAGGCGGCCCAGAGAAAGGCCTTCTACACCACCTTCAATGTCACATCCCCTGAACTCATACCCCAGTCAACCAGGGACTGGATTGAGGACTCCGCAGGAAGCTGGAGCGGCTGGTTACTCTGGGGAATCGCATGGCTGGTCTCAGACCCGGCCCCGATCCCTGACGACGATGAGGTTATAAAGGACATGATAGGCCTCATACTGGGTGATGGATCAACACCAGCCACGCTCACAGGGGTTGAACAGGCACTATCCTGGTTCTCAACGGGACTCACCGGTGCAAGTAAAATAAACGATGCCGTGGAGAAACTGAGGGAGATGAAGGCCAAGAAGGCGGGTAACAAGTTTGAGGAGAGTGTCGTGGGTGATGTCCTTGAGATAGCAGAGTTTGTTAAGGGAGAACTTGACTTCCAGAGGGAACTCTGGGAGTACGTCTTCAAGTGCATGTGGCAGCTGAGGGTTGCAGAGAACTACCGGCCACAGCTGACAGCCATCCTCCCATACACATCTGGAAGTACACATGAGGCCATCAGTGAATTCCTATCAGCGAGTATAGACACGGTGAAAAGGGATATAGCTCGCAAGGTGGCTGAACACATAGGTAAAACAACCGTCAGCCTGATCAAGGATGCTGTCCTCGATGTGGTCAGCAAAAACCCCTACGGTAAGATCGTGGTGACGACACTGAAGGTCTTCTTCAAGATAGCAAGCTTCACAAGGTGGGATGATGTCCATGCATCATCGAATGTTGCAGTAGCATACTCGGACGCAGAGTACAGCTTCCACAATGCCCGGGAGGCACTGGTCAGTACCTTCAGGCTTGTATCACCTGACAGAATCACAGTTGATGACGTCACCTACCCTGCGACGGCTGGAAGGCTCTGGTACGGTGCAGGGGGATACTTCTATGATACCCTGCTCAAGATAGCCAGGATAGTGAGGAACTGGCCAACATCCGATAGGAGTTCATGGGACGCCGCAATACCCATATATGAGAGATATGCCTCAGAGTACCTTAGAAGGAGTGGTAGCTTCATACCCGAGATGCTATCATCAAACACCGATATAATGCGTCTCCTCCCCCTCATAAAGGGGGGCACGCAGGGTAAACCCTCAAGGATATACCTGGCAGCCTATTCACCTGTGGCACTCCTTGTAACAGCACCTGACGGCCGCAGGATAGGATATGACCCCACACGTCCTGAGGGTCAGAGAATAGTCAACGACTTCGGTGCCAGCGCATTCTACAACAGCCCCTACAGTGAACCACAGGTCATGGTGATACCTGCAGGTATAGGGGAGCTCAGGATACAGGCCTTCGGGGTTGACACAGACAGTTACAGGATAACCGTTGAGGTCCTCGATGAGGATGGAAACCCCATCTCAGGTTCAGAGTGGACCGGTAACATCACCCCTGGTGTCTATAAATTCTTCAGCATCCTCATAGACCAGTACGGCTCAACCTACAAGTACGATGGCAGGGCACCGGTTATCAGGGTTACAGGCGTATCAGGTGGCGGAAGGTACACCGGTACAGTAAAACCCCTCATATCAGTTGACGATGACAACCTTGAGGGGTGGTTCGCAACACTAAACGGCAAACTCTACACAGGGGGCCCGGTAAGTTCACCGGGTGTTTACACACTGGTTGTGAGGGCCACGGATGGAGTGAACGTGGTCTACAGTACAGTGATATTCATGATACAGGAGGTTTCACCCGTGAAGCCACCCGAGGAGGGTGAACACGGCGGTGTAGGGGAGACTGTGATTGTGCATGCGGTGTACACTGTTTCAGGTGCTGTGAGTGAGGTCCCCTCAGGGGCTGTGGTACCGCCCGCTGAAGTGGTTAACGTTACACCCACAGGTATGAGGGGAGGATATGACTACACATGGCTTGCGGTGTCTCTCCTGGTATCAGTGCTCATAATTGGGGTGTACGGGGCCCTTAGAAGGAGTAATACGTGA
- a CDS encoding M48 family metallopeptidase yields the protein MAGEIKKLNFLHPSEYEHPLDRQALQALEGTPGLETLTRKIFKHGVERYYRLQYTGSYIKVNENHFSEVHDILLDVCNTLHLKKIPELYIEWNYRVNGRTIGSENPIIILNSGAIDLLTEDELRYVIGHEVGHIKSGHMLYHIMAEIIPIAGDIIGTATLGIGGLISTGLELALLYWNRMSEFTADRAGLLACQDEDAAINAMIKIAGAPKSFFDKIDRDKFIEQAREFKGYDYDNLDKVGKTILIMGSTHPWTVMRASEILDWVESGAYNEIIEKHTGSQLEIDLKCHKCGTPLTGDENFCGICGSELWGR from the coding sequence ATGGCTGGTGAAATAAAAAAGCTTAACTTTCTCCATCCCAGTGAATATGAGCACCCACTGGACCGCCAGGCGCTCCAGGCCCTTGAGGGAACGCCTGGACTTGAAACATTAACGCGTAAGATATTCAAGCATGGTGTAGAAAGATATTATCGATTGCAGTACACTGGAAGCTACATAAAGGTCAATGAGAACCACTTTTCTGAAGTTCACGATATTCTTCTTGATGTCTGTAACACCCTTCACCTCAAAAAGATACCTGAACTTTATATAGAATGGAATTATAGGGTTAATGGACGTACCATAGGATCAGAAAACCCAATAATCATCTTAAACTCAGGTGCCATTGATTTACTCACAGAAGATGAACTGCGATATGTAATTGGTCATGAGGTCGGCCATATCAAAAGTGGCCATATGCTGTACCATATCATGGCAGAGATTATACCCATAGCGGGTGACATCATTGGCACGGCTACACTGGGAATAGGTGGACTCATAAGTACCGGCCTTGAACTGGCACTCCTCTACTGGAATAGAATGTCAGAATTCACCGCTGACAGGGCTGGTCTCCTGGCATGTCAGGATGAGGATGCTGCCATAAATGCCATGATTAAAATTGCAGGCGCACCTAAAAGTTTCTTCGACAAGATTGACAGAGATAAATTCATTGAACAGGCAAGGGAATTCAAGGGGTACGATTATGATAACCTTGATAAGGTAGGGAAAACCATCCTCATCATGGGATCAACACACCCCTGGACTGTTATGAGAGCATCGGAAATCCTTGATTGGGTTGAATCAGGGGCATACAATGAAATTATAGAAAAACACACTGGTTCACAATTAGAAATCGATTTAAAGTGTCATAAATGCGGAACACCCCTAACAGGTGATGAGAACTTCTGCGGGATCTGCGGATCAGAATTGTGGGGGAGGTAG
- a CDS encoding zinc ribbon domain-containing protein — MANGNSESSNTLYCMECREKIPDGFKFCTSCGAPVVKNRGLHIEGEQITSHDNIKICPECGYNLTLQSRFCTNCGNRISTLRVASSCPHCGTDAKAGQRFCIECGESLVKAGPTSEDISKALAIKKSEKEECGESLAKANPTSEDISKALAIKKSKSENKEESNYENKLKHEVYKLESRFFNTFDEIIDSADTLLKGIISKRNSLREYECGYIVCDTCNRYYKLRPWDDPQEFLKKCECGGSLIFMEELR, encoded by the coding sequence ATGGCTAATGGAAACTCTGAATCAAGCAATACACTTTATTGCATGGAATGCAGGGAGAAAATTCCGGATGGTTTTAAATTCTGCACCAGTTGTGGAGCCCCAGTTGTAAAAAATAGGGGTCTACACATTGAGGGGGAGCAGATTACATCACATGATAATATTAAGATCTGCCCCGAATGTGGCTATAATCTAACCCTTCAATCACGTTTCTGCACAAACTGCGGGAACAGGATCAGTACCCTGAGGGTAGCCTCTAGTTGTCCCCATTGCGGCACAGATGCCAAAGCCGGGCAGCGGTTCTGCATTGAATGTGGTGAATCATTAGTTAAGGCGGGACCCACATCTGAGGATATAAGCAAAGCCCTGGCAATAAAAAAATCAGAAAAAGAGGAATGTGGCGAATCATTAGCTAAGGCAAACCCTACATCTGAGGATATAAGCAAAGCCCTGGCAATAAAAAAATCAAAATCAGAAAACAAAGAGGAATCTAATTATGAGAATAAACTCAAACATGAAGTCTATAAACTGGAATCCAGATTTTTTAATACCTTTGATGAGATTATTGATTCTGCAGACACTCTCCTCAAGGGAATAATTTCTAAAAGGAATTCCTTGAGGGAATATGAATGCGGTTATATCGTGTGCGATACGTGTAACAGGTACTACAAACTCAGACCATGGGATGATCCCCAGGAATTCTTAAAGAAATGTGAATGTGGTGGAAGCCTCATTTTCATGGAAGAACTAAGGTGA